In Prosthecochloris sp. GSB1, the following proteins share a genomic window:
- the rny gene encoding ribonuclease Y, translating into MGIVVNLTLIVLASLLFFAVGFFIGRFFLERIGTTKVLEAEERAVQVVQEAQKEANEYKDLKVTEVNQEWKKRRREFENDVTIKNNKFNQLQKQIKQKENNLKRQAQELRDSEKKIASERKDLEHQMETVTKRAGELERIIAEQNEKLESIGNLKAEEAKQMLTENMLSVARDEAAETIHQIHEEAEQQAAKVAEKTLLTAIQRVSFDQATESALSVVHIQSDELKGRIIGREGRNIKAFENTTGVDIVVDDTPEVVILSCFDPLRRELAKLTLQKLLIDGVIHPVAIEKAYEDAKKEIDDVIMTTGEETLSSLQIPDMPAELVSLIGKMKYHTVYGQNLLQHSREVAMLSGIMASELKLDAKLAKRAGLLHDIGLVLPESEEPHAVAGMKYLRKFREPRIVLNAIAAHHGDYEKESPIADLVDAANVISSSRPGARGAVTPEGHVRRLESLEEIAKGFPGVIKTYALQAGREIRVIVEGENVTDSQADVLAHDIAHKIEEEADYPGHIKVSIIREKRSVAYAK; encoded by the coding sequence ATGGGGATTGTAGTTAATCTGACGCTGATTGTTCTTGCATCGCTGCTGTTTTTTGCCGTCGGTTTCTTCATCGGCAGGTTTTTTCTGGAAAGAATCGGTACGACCAAGGTTCTCGAGGCGGAAGAACGGGCTGTTCAGGTAGTGCAGGAAGCCCAGAAGGAAGCAAACGAATACAAGGACCTCAAGGTGACCGAGGTCAACCAGGAATGGAAGAAGAGGCGTCGGGAGTTCGAGAACGACGTGACCATCAAGAACAACAAGTTCAACCAGCTCCAGAAGCAGATCAAGCAGAAGGAGAACAATCTCAAGCGTCAGGCACAGGAGCTTCGGGACAGCGAGAAGAAAATCGCCTCGGAGCGCAAGGATCTCGAACACCAGATGGAGACCGTGACCAAACGAGCGGGCGAACTCGAGCGTATTATTGCCGAACAGAACGAGAAGCTCGAATCCATAGGCAATCTCAAGGCGGAGGAAGCCAAGCAGATGCTCACCGAAAACATGCTTTCAGTGGCACGCGACGAGGCAGCCGAAACCATTCACCAAATTCACGAGGAAGCCGAGCAGCAGGCGGCCAAGGTTGCCGAAAAAACCCTTCTGACTGCCATTCAACGCGTCTCCTTCGACCAGGCGACAGAGAGCGCCCTTTCCGTCGTGCATATCCAGAGCGACGAGCTCAAGGGGCGCATCATCGGCAGGGAAGGACGCAACATCAAGGCCTTCGAGAACACCACCGGCGTGGATATCGTGGTGGACGACACTCCGGAGGTGGTTATCCTGTCTTGCTTCGACCCGCTCCGCCGTGAGCTCGCCAAGCTGACGCTCCAGAAACTCCTTATCGACGGCGTTATCCACCCGGTCGCGATCGAGAAAGCCTATGAGGACGCGAAAAAAGAGATCGACGACGTCATCATGACCACCGGAGAGGAAACGCTTTCCTCCCTCCAGATTCCGGACATGCCCGCCGAACTGGTCTCGCTGATAGGAAAAATGAAGTACCATACCGTTTACGGCCAGAACCTGTTGCAGCACTCACGCGAGGTGGCGATGCTTTCAGGCATCATGGCCTCCGAGCTGAAGCTCGACGCGAAACTCGCAAAGCGCGCCGGCCTGCTTCACGACATCGGCCTGGTGCTTCCCGAAAGCGAGGAGCCCCACGCGGTCGCCGGCATGAAGTATCTCAGGAAATTCCGCGAGCCGCGCATTGTGCTTAACGCCATAGCCGCCCACCACGGCGACTATGAAAAGGAAAGCCCAATCGCCGACCTGGTCGATGCGGCCAACGTCATCTCCTCATCCCGTCCGGGTGCGAGGGGCGCGGTTACCCCGGAGGGGCACGTAAGGCGCCTCGAAAGCCTCGAGGAGATCGCCAAGGGATTTCCCGGAGTCATCAAGACCTACGCCCTGCAGGCCGGGCGCGAGATACGGGTCATCGTCGAGGGGGAAAACGTCACCGACTCGCAGGCTGACGTGCTCGCTCATGACATCGCCCACAAGATCGAGGAAGAGGCCGATTATCCCGGCCACATCAAGGTTTCCATAATCCGCGAGAAACGCTCCGTTGCCTACGCGAAGTGA
- a CDS encoding cell division protein ZapA, with protein MEKINVNIFGDSYPLRVESREATEQAAMEVDDIMQQFAGKAPDLEVKKFAVLAAVHFAEKKNELVQRLRSMEEKIARLNDFLEQKFGVNVYI; from the coding sequence ATGGAAAAGATCAATGTCAATATTTTCGGTGACAGTTATCCCTTGAGGGTCGAGAGCCGCGAGGCGACTGAACAGGCGGCCATGGAAGTCGACGATATCATGCAGCAGTTCGCCGGAAAGGCTCCTGATCTCGAAGTCAAGAAGTTTGCCGTCCTGGCGGCGGTTCATTTCGCCGAGAAAAAAAACGAGCTGGTCCAGCGCCTCCGTTCGATGGAGGAAAAAATAGCTCGGCTGAACGATTTTCTTGAGCAAAAATTCGGGGTAAACGTTTACATTTAA
- the pheT gene encoding phenylalanine--tRNA ligase subunit beta: MKISVNWLKDFIPSFSPDISALVGQLTFLGLEVEDVVESELPDPLVVVGRVEDVRRHPNADRLRVCLVDTGDDEPLRIVCGAPNVAEGQLVPVARIGAKLSTPDGGSFAIRKSKIRGEASFGMICAADELGLSDDHSGIMVLDDSCRIGEPLASYLDADTVLDIAVTPNRPDVLSHLGVAREIAGVAGVVLPEPAAVDFSRGGKLVRIEDPESCPRYTGIVIRGVTVGESPSWLKTRLESIGLRPKNNIVDITNYILHSLGQPLHAFDRSKLEGGCVRVRSDISASMRAINAETYDLRPGMPVICDESGPAAIAGVMGGSESAVSDSTTEILLESAYFAPSAVRKTSKLLGLTSDSAYRFERGVDPGNVRFAALCALRLILDIAGGEVVMAEDAGGAPEAPRKVGLRPGRANDILGSAIPAERMSAMLEHIGFEPCGSGPAEGEVLFGVPSFRVDVLQEIDLVEEVARLEGYDNIAPASRMVASYPQFRRNPEYFPDYLRSVMIGLQFREILTNPLVTRRDASLFDKNTVAVLNPISEGLEVLRPGLLPAALKVVAHNIRHGGRDLRFFEVARVFRAVGDGYEEKECLVMLLTGNRFPANWSRKSEPVDFFDMKGAVEMLLEKLNLLDKSSLNLYNDKTLSIVCDWKENDKTLKLQAGTIQQIEPDVLDAFDIDQQVFVAEIDVDVLERCFDLDLGYEPPSKYPVVERDLSFIVPEGLAVQQLTDCVKSSDALIRDVRVFDLFERRSGECGETVEKSVAVSLEIADSSGTLNEEKIRKILLKVMANAESKLGAVIRQV; encoded by the coding sequence ATGAAAATCTCCGTCAACTGGCTCAAGGATTTCATCCCCTCTTTCTCTCCCGACATTTCCGCCCTGGTTGGTCAGCTTACCTTTCTCGGTCTCGAAGTCGAGGATGTTGTCGAGTCAGAGCTTCCCGACCCTCTCGTGGTTGTCGGCAGGGTGGAGGACGTGCGACGCCATCCGAATGCCGATCGTCTGAGGGTCTGTCTCGTCGATACCGGAGACGACGAGCCGCTGCGGATCGTTTGCGGCGCCCCGAACGTCGCCGAGGGCCAGCTTGTGCCTGTCGCCCGGATCGGCGCGAAACTTTCCACGCCTGACGGAGGATCGTTTGCCATCAGGAAATCGAAAATCCGGGGAGAAGCGTCTTTCGGCATGATCTGCGCGGCGGACGAACTCGGGCTTTCGGACGATCATTCCGGCATTATGGTGCTCGACGACTCGTGCAGGATCGGCGAACCGCTCGCATCGTACCTCGACGCCGACACGGTTCTCGATATCGCGGTTACCCCGAACCGTCCCGATGTCCTTTCCCATCTCGGCGTGGCGCGGGAGATCGCCGGTGTCGCCGGCGTCGTCCTGCCCGAACCGGCGGCGGTCGACTTTTCTCGGGGGGGAAAGCTCGTTCGTATCGAGGACCCTGAATCCTGCCCCCGCTACACGGGAATCGTGATACGGGGCGTGACCGTAGGGGAGTCGCCATCCTGGCTCAAGACGAGGCTCGAGAGCATCGGTCTGAGACCGAAAAACAATATCGTCGATATCACCAACTACATCCTGCATTCTCTTGGCCAGCCGCTGCATGCTTTCGACCGTTCGAAGCTCGAAGGCGGATGCGTCAGGGTCCGGAGCGATATTTCCGCTTCAATGCGGGCCATAAATGCGGAAACGTACGATCTGCGGCCCGGCATGCCCGTTATCTGCGACGAGTCCGGCCCCGCGGCCATCGCGGGCGTCATGGGCGGCAGTGAATCGGCGGTGAGCGATTCGACGACCGAGATTCTGCTGGAGTCCGCTTATTTCGCTCCCTCGGCGGTCAGGAAAACGTCGAAGCTGCTCGGCCTGACGAGCGATTCAGCCTACCGGTTCGAGCGCGGCGTCGATCCCGGCAACGTCCGTTTCGCCGCGCTGTGCGCCCTTCGCCTCATTCTCGATATCGCCGGAGGGGAAGTCGTCATGGCCGAAGATGCCGGCGGTGCGCCGGAAGCTCCCCGGAAGGTCGGCCTGCGTCCCGGAAGAGCGAACGACATTCTCGGCTCGGCCATTCCGGCGGAACGCATGAGCGCCATGCTGGAGCACATCGGTTTCGAGCCCTGCGGCAGTGGACCGGCGGAGGGGGAAGTGCTTTTTGGCGTGCCGTCATTCAGGGTGGACGTGCTGCAGGAAATAGATCTTGTCGAGGAGGTGGCCAGGCTCGAGGGATACGACAATATCGCGCCTGCATCGAGGATGGTTGCCAGTTATCCCCAGTTCCGCAGGAATCCCGAATATTTTCCCGATTATCTCCGTTCGGTCATGATCGGACTGCAGTTCAGGGAGATCCTTACCAATCCGCTCGTCACGAGGCGTGATGCCTCCCTTTTCGACAAGAATACCGTCGCCGTGCTCAACCCCATCAGCGAAGGGCTCGAAGTGCTTCGGCCCGGCCTGCTTCCCGCCGCCCTGAAAGTCGTGGCGCACAATATCCGTCATGGCGGCAGGGATTTGAGGTTCTTCGAGGTCGCCAGGGTTTTTCGGGCCGTCGGCGACGGGTACGAGGAGAAAGAGTGCCTGGTCATGCTGCTGACCGGAAACCGCTTTCCCGCAAACTGGTCCCGCAAGAGCGAGCCGGTCGATTTTTTCGATATGAAGGGCGCTGTCGAGATGCTGCTGGAGAAACTTAATTTGCTTGATAAATCATCGCTTAATCTTTATAATGACAAGACGCTTTCCATCGTTTGTGACTGGAAGGAAAACGATAAAACCCTGAAGCTTCAAGCAGGAACAATTCAGCAGATCGAGCCCGACGTGCTCGACGCCTTCGATATCGATCAGCAGGTTTTCGTCGCCGAGATCGACGTCGACGTTCTTGAACGGTGTTTCGATCTCGACCTGGGTTATGAGCCACCGTCGAAATATCCTGTTGTCGAGAGGGATCTGTCGTTTATCGTTCCCGAAGGGTTGGCTGTCCAGCAGCTTACGGATTGTGTGAAGTCGAGTGATGCGCTGATTCGCGACGTGCGAGTGTTCGACCTGTTCGAGCGCCGTTCGGGTGAATGCGGCGAGACGGTCGAGAAAAGCGTGGCCGTTTCCCTGGAGATAGCGGATTCTTCCGGTACCCTGAATGAGGAAAAAATCAGGAAGATTCTCCTGAAAGTCATGGCGAATGCTGAAAGCAAGCTTGGTGCGGTAATTCGGCAAGTCTGA
- a CDS encoding TolC family protein gives MIMKKTPGRTFVGPLAVFLVSLTALSVVCALPENVYGQERLSLREAVFEALERNPDILVARGEERISRNNVNIGNAGLLPRIDLVGSVNYQDNEEPAQTGLTEYTSTSAAIKASYTLFDGFGNIYTFRKLKSAGRKGMLQARNTIENVILSVGEAYYGLADAVEQVAVAEEAIAISGDRLKRARLRSEYGQANALEVLSATVDANADSVSWKDAVLGMENARRTLNLLLDRPIGSNYQIEKEVRYDATLKKDDVLAEAKTSYSSYLITLEAVKQAEYGVGIARSDFFPQLGVEASYGYSETLEGFDAGMNDPSGSFSAGLTLTYNLFNGFQSSINSQNARIELQNSRLLERKAAAELEKQVADTWQAYRNSLDILEFQKKNLETAELNFRRSKELYVLGQLTTTAFREAQLNLIDARKSIASAGYDAKILEQRLLRLAGRLVGEGDKAEVGSEN, from the coding sequence ATGATAATGAAAAAAACGCCGGGTCGAACATTCGTCGGGCCGCTCGCCGTTTTTCTGGTTTCGCTGACGGCGTTGTCAGTCGTATGCGCGCTTCCGGAAAACGTGTACGGTCAGGAGCGGTTGAGTCTCCGGGAAGCCGTTTTCGAAGCGCTCGAACGCAATCCGGATATTCTTGTCGCGAGAGGGGAGGAGCGTATAAGCCGAAACAACGTCAATATCGGCAATGCCGGTCTGCTGCCGAGGATCGACCTCGTCGGCTCGGTTAACTACCAGGACAACGAAGAGCCCGCGCAGACGGGGCTGACGGAGTACACTTCGACAAGCGCCGCCATCAAGGCCAGCTACACGCTTTTCGACGGTTTTGGCAACATTTATACCTTCAGGAAGCTCAAGAGCGCCGGGAGGAAAGGGATGCTTCAGGCCCGTAATACGATTGAGAATGTCATTCTTTCGGTTGGAGAGGCATACTACGGCCTCGCGGACGCCGTCGAGCAGGTCGCGGTCGCCGAAGAGGCGATAGCCATATCGGGCGACCGCCTCAAGCGCGCCCGACTGCGATCCGAATACGGCCAGGCCAACGCCCTTGAAGTGCTATCCGCAACCGTCGATGCCAACGCCGACAGCGTTTCCTGGAAAGACGCCGTGCTGGGCATGGAAAACGCGAGACGCACTCTCAACCTGTTGCTCGACAGGCCGATCGGCAGCAACTACCAGATTGAAAAGGAGGTCAGGTATGACGCCACGCTGAAAAAAGACGATGTCCTCGCGGAGGCGAAAACGTCGTATTCTTCCTACCTGATCACGCTTGAGGCGGTCAAACAGGCCGAGTACGGCGTGGGAATCGCGAGATCGGATTTCTTTCCGCAGCTCGGGGTGGAGGCTTCCTACGGCTACAGCGAAACCCTCGAAGGTTTCGACGCGGGTATGAACGATCCTTCAGGCAGCTTTTCGGCGGGCCTGACGCTGACCTACAACCTTTTCAACGGTTTTCAGTCGAGCATCAACAGCCAGAACGCGCGCATCGAACTCCAGAACAGCAGGCTGCTCGAAAGGAAAGCGGCCGCCGAGCTTGAAAAACAGGTGGCCGATACCTGGCAGGCATATCGCAACAGCCTCGACATTCTCGAATTCCAGAAGAAGAATCTTGAGACTGCCGAACTGAACTTCCGTCGGTCGAAGGAGCTCTACGTTCTCGGCCAGTTGACCACCACCGCGTTCAGAGAGGCGCAACTCAACCTGATCGACGCCCGCAAGAGCATCGCTTCAGCCGGTTACGACGCGAAAATCCTCGAACAGCGTCTGCTTCGCCTCGCCGGACGCCTGGTGGGGGAGGGGGATAAGGCAGAAGTCGGAAGTGAGAATTAA
- a CDS encoding efflux RND transporter permease subunit, producing MEEKVWMVDEDYRREHGSENELIEAIGRSVGPNAYEGGLRVTLVESQRREWSSMRVANVIRERIGDIPAAEKLQVGGLGLWGMPVSIALKSDNLEQLRGAKGYLEDELKKMSELKDVSDNDPPGLREVRVKLNPKAQALGLTVSDVMGQVRSGFFGYEAQRILRGIDEVKIWVRFEEADRSSIRKMEQMRIRLADGRAIPLAELAEVSIRRGVSSVNHIDAQRVVKVEADIANSNESVPDLLERIDADILPGLMELYPDVRYDFEGQSRESGKTTGSMKSVFPVLFGMMFLLVVFSFRSFLQAVTVFVMIPFSLVGVVWGHFVQGYILSILSLFGVVALIGIVINDSLVFVNTFNGKLRDGMPFREAVFEVGINRFRPIILTSLTTIAGLGPLIFEQSRQAQFLTPMAISVAYGLLFGTMLTLAMLPAMLVILNRSKVFLQGLFTGVKPSPESVEPAVREGRPLS from the coding sequence ATGGAGGAAAAGGTCTGGATGGTGGACGAGGACTACCGCCGCGAACACGGCAGCGAGAACGAACTGATCGAGGCCATCGGTAGAAGCGTTGGGCCGAATGCATACGAAGGCGGGTTGCGGGTTACGCTCGTCGAAAGCCAGCGCCGCGAATGGTCGAGCATGCGGGTGGCCAACGTTATCCGTGAGCGCATCGGCGATATCCCCGCAGCGGAGAAGTTGCAGGTCGGCGGTCTCGGGCTCTGGGGGATGCCGGTCTCCATCGCGCTCAAGAGCGACAACCTGGAACAACTCCGTGGCGCCAAGGGCTACCTGGAAGATGAACTGAAAAAAATGTCGGAGCTCAAGGACGTCAGCGATAACGATCCGCCCGGCCTGCGGGAGGTGCGCGTAAAGCTCAATCCGAAAGCGCAGGCTCTCGGGCTGACCGTTTCAGATGTCATGGGCCAGGTGCGAAGCGGCTTTTTCGGGTATGAAGCCCAGCGGATTCTCCGGGGTATCGACGAGGTCAAGATCTGGGTGCGCTTCGAAGAGGCCGACCGGTCGTCGATCAGGAAAATGGAGCAGATGCGTATCAGGCTCGCCGACGGCCGGGCGATTCCCCTGGCGGAACTCGCCGAGGTATCCATTCGCCGGGGTGTCTCCTCCGTCAACCATATCGACGCCCAGCGGGTGGTCAAGGTGGAGGCGGACATAGCCAATTCGAATGAATCTGTTCCGGATCTTCTCGAACGGATCGATGCGGACATTCTGCCCGGTCTCATGGAGCTGTACCCCGATGTGCGTTACGATTTCGAAGGGCAGAGCCGGGAGAGCGGCAAGACGACCGGTTCGATGAAGAGCGTCTTTCCCGTGCTTTTCGGCATGATGTTCTTGCTCGTCGTATTTTCCTTCCGTTCCTTCCTCCAGGCGGTAACGGTGTTCGTCATGATCCCTTTCAGCCTCGTGGGGGTCGTCTGGGGGCATTTCGTACAGGGCTACATCCTGAGCATTCTCTCGCTCTTCGGCGTTGTGGCGCTGATCGGCATCGTTATCAACGATTCGCTCGTCTTCGTCAACACGTTCAACGGCAAGCTCAGGGACGGAATGCCGTTCAGGGAGGCGGTTTTCGAGGTCGGAATCAACCGTTTCCGGCCCATCATCCTGACATCGCTTACCACCATCGCCGGACTTGGTCCGCTGATTTTCGAACAGAGCCGACAGGCGCAATTCCTGACGCCGATGGCCATTTCCGTCGCTTATGGCCTGCTTTTCGGTACGATGCTCACGCTTGCCATGCTTCCGGCGATGCTGGTCATTCTGAACCGTTCGAAGGTATTCCTGCAGGGTCTGTTTACGGGCGTGAAACCCTCTCCTGAATCGGTAGAGCCGGCCGTGAGGGAAGGAAGGCCGTTATCGTAG
- a CDS encoding efflux RND transporter permease subunit, which yields MKGIIRYFVRYPVLGNAVFLAIFLFGFLAFRGMKTTFFPEVPSDTVFIAATYPGASPEEIEEGVTLKIEDKLKGVTGIDRVTSTSSENSALITVELLPGYDVNDLLQEVTNAVDQISSFPAELEKLRVYKMEMTDFVVAYSVYGDVDLGVLKTYARRIERDLRNQLGVSKITLSGFPEEEIEVSLREDALRSYGLTFSEVAAAVSGANLKITGGTIRGADEEFLIRADNKGYYAVDLENLVVRTNESGGIVRLRDVARVTDRWSEDPNRTYFNGKPSVTIDIEKTSDEDMFTIAEKAAGFMQAFDERHDDISISKLRDGSAIVRERADILTGNGIIGIILVVMFLSFSLNPRMAFWVALSIPLSFTGMFLLGTWYGLTINVVSLLAMILVVGILVDDGIVIAESIYQEHEKGEKPIDAALKGTMAVLPSVVAAVFTTIVFFMIFLSLDGAFGQRFKDIAFVVIATLLISLVEGIFILPGHIAHSRAIRGEPGKKTWLLSKSEAFIHFQRDRLYAPVLRFCIDNPVITVVVPVALMFVTVGALQGGIVKMTFFPIIERDNVQVTLEMPAGTRDTVTGQHSRGDGGKGLDGGRGLPPRTRQRERTDRGHR from the coding sequence GTGAAAGGTATTATCAGATATTTCGTCAGGTATCCCGTTCTGGGAAATGCGGTTTTTCTGGCAATTTTTCTTTTCGGTTTTCTGGCCTTCAGGGGGATGAAAACAACGTTCTTCCCCGAAGTTCCGTCCGATACCGTTTTCATCGCCGCAACCTACCCGGGAGCCTCGCCCGAGGAGATCGAGGAAGGGGTGACGCTCAAGATCGAGGACAAGCTCAAGGGCGTCACGGGCATCGATCGAGTGACCTCCACCTCCAGCGAGAATTCGGCGCTCATTACGGTTGAGCTTCTTCCGGGCTACGATGTCAACGATCTTCTCCAGGAAGTAACCAACGCCGTCGACCAGATCAGCTCCTTTCCCGCCGAGCTCGAGAAGCTCAGAGTCTACAAAATGGAAATGACCGATTTTGTCGTGGCCTATTCCGTTTACGGCGATGTTGACCTCGGTGTGCTCAAAACCTATGCTCGCAGGATAGAGCGCGATCTGAGGAACCAGCTCGGGGTTTCCAAAATCACCCTGAGCGGATTTCCGGAGGAAGAGATAGAGGTGAGCCTGCGCGAGGACGCCTTGCGTTCCTACGGCCTCACCTTTTCTGAAGTTGCCGCCGCCGTCAGCGGGGCCAACCTGAAGATAACCGGCGGTACCATCAGGGGGGCGGACGAGGAGTTTCTCATCCGTGCCGACAACAAGGGCTATTACGCGGTCGATCTCGAAAATCTTGTCGTCAGGACAAACGAGAGCGGAGGAATCGTTCGTTTGAGGGATGTAGCCAGAGTCACGGACCGGTGGTCGGAAGACCCAAACCGCACCTATTTCAACGGAAAGCCTTCGGTGACGATAGATATCGAAAAGACCAGCGATGAAGATATGTTCACCATCGCCGAGAAGGCCGCAGGGTTCATGCAGGCGTTCGACGAAAGGCACGACGACATATCGATAAGCAAGCTGCGCGACGGTTCGGCGATTGTCCGCGAACGCGCGGATATTCTCACCGGCAACGGCATCATCGGCATCATCCTCGTGGTGATGTTTCTTTCCTTTTCGCTCAACCCCCGCATGGCCTTCTGGGTTGCGCTGTCAATCCCTCTCTCGTTCACCGGCATGTTCCTGCTCGGAACCTGGTACGGTCTTACGATCAATGTCGTTTCGCTTCTCGCCATGATTCTCGTCGTGGGTATCCTCGTCGACGACGGCATCGTGATCGCCGAAAGCATCTATCAGGAGCATGAAAAAGGAGAAAAGCCCATCGACGCGGCGCTCAAGGGCACCATGGCCGTGTTGCCATCGGTCGTCGCGGCGGTGTTCACCACCATCGTGTTCTTCATGATCTTTCTCTCCCTCGACGGCGCGTTCGGACAGCGTTTCAAGGATATCGCCTTCGTGGTCATCGCTACGCTTCTCATATCGCTCGTCGAGGGGATTTTCATTCTTCCCGGCCATATAGCCCATTCAAGGGCCATACGGGGAGAGCCTGGCAAAAAGACATGGCTCTTGAGCAAATCCGAGGCGTTCATTCATTTTCAGCGTGACCGGCTCTATGCGCCGGTGCTCAGGTTCTGTATCGACAACCCGGTCATCACGGTTGTCGTGCCGGTGGCGCTGATGTTCGTCACGGTGGGAGCATTGCAGGGCGGCATTGTCAAAATGACGTTTTTCCCGATCATCGAGCGCGACAATGTCCAGGTTACTCTCGAGATGCCCGCGGGTACAAGGGACACGGTTACAGGACAGCATTCTCGCGGGGATGGAGGAAAAGGTCTGGATGGTGGACGAGGACTACCGCCGCGAACACGGCAGCGAGAACGAACTGATCGAGGCCATCGGTAG
- a CDS encoding efflux RND transporter periplasmic adaptor subunit, whose protein sequence is MSLKKIQPYIVAALIVAAGLIVGRLLGTRQGQDEQGPVKKEAKPVRVRVVENGRVFRAVSMSGKLEAVRKIELYAEVSGVFLDASRPFRAGNAFGKGEVLVRIKDDVYRSTVLAERSALLNELTLLLPDLAIDFPTHFAPWKAYVENFRIDASLKPLPRAATDRIRNYVAARNIYNRFYSVRSMEETLGKYRITAPFDGVVTVSEINPGMLVRSGQKIGEFASGGGYELEASVGVKDAPFVKKGEKIELRSVDFDGAVEGVVSRVNTAIDENTQTVKVYISAEDPRLRDGMYLTAELEVPVENAVVLPRSLLRSGSTVYALDDSVIVEIPVETVALDGARAVVRGVPDGTRIVAEPVEGMYGGMELDPAGVTVTEEEGDGGSTGNGKAK, encoded by the coding sequence ATGTCATTGAAAAAAATCCAGCCGTATATTGTCGCGGCGCTTATCGTCGCCGCCGGGCTTATCGTCGGCAGGTTGCTCGGTACCCGCCAGGGGCAGGACGAGCAGGGGCCGGTCAAAAAGGAGGCGAAGCCGGTCAGGGTGAGAGTCGTCGAAAACGGTAGGGTTTTCAGGGCGGTTTCAATGAGCGGCAAGCTGGAAGCGGTGCGCAAGATCGAGCTGTACGCCGAGGTTTCGGGGGTTTTCCTCGACGCTTCACGCCCCTTCAGGGCAGGCAACGCCTTCGGGAAGGGCGAGGTGCTCGTCAGGATAAAGGACGATGTCTACCGCAGCACTGTCCTTGCGGAAAGAAGCGCCCTGTTGAATGAACTGACGCTGCTTCTGCCCGACCTGGCGATTGATTTCCCCACTCATTTCGCACCATGGAAAGCCTATGTCGAGAATTTCAGGATAGACGCGTCCCTGAAACCGCTTCCCCGAGCCGCCACCGACAGAATCCGGAACTACGTGGCCGCGAGGAATATCTACAACCGCTTCTATTCGGTCCGGAGCATGGAGGAGACACTCGGAAAATACCGGATCACGGCGCCGTTTGACGGTGTGGTGACGGTTTCCGAGATCAACCCCGGCATGCTCGTAAGGAGCGGCCAGAAGATCGGCGAATTCGCCTCGGGAGGGGGCTACGAGCTCGAGGCCTCAGTCGGCGTGAAGGATGCGCCGTTCGTGAAGAAAGGGGAGAAGATCGAACTGCGTTCAGTCGATTTCGACGGTGCCGTCGAGGGCGTGGTGTCGAGGGTCAACACCGCGATCGACGAGAATACGCAAACCGTGAAAGTGTATATATCCGCCGAGGATCCGAGGCTCAGGGACGGCATGTACCTGACTGCCGAGCTGGAGGTGCCCGTTGAAAACGCCGTCGTTTTGCCGCGCAGTCTGCTGCGCTCGGGGAGTACCGTCTACGCGCTCGATGATTCGGTTATTGTCGAGATTCCCGTCGAAACCGTGGCCCTAGACGGAGCACGTGCGGTGGTCAGGGGCGTACCTGACGGGACGAGAATAGTCGCCGAACCCGTGGAGGGGATGTATGGCGGCATGGAGCTCGATCCGGCCGGGGTGACCGTGACGGAAGAGGAGGGTGACGGCGGTTCGACAGGAAACGGAAAAGCAAAGTAA
- a CDS encoding MarR family winged helix-turn-helix transcriptional regulator, with amino-acid sequence MSKQQYTVKGLLGHEIGITSGVLRRVFAARIRTQADNISPEQFAVLVRLSSGEGLTQNEIADYVLKDDATITRVLDSLEKKGLALRKKSDHDRRANLAFITSRGKALVEKVFPMLEKIHEKLREGIGEGELATAIRVLERLRNNAMQL; translated from the coding sequence ATGAGTAAACAGCAATACACTGTCAAGGGCCTGCTCGGGCATGAAATCGGGATTACCTCGGGTGTGCTGCGCCGTGTTTTTGCGGCCAGGATCAGGACGCAGGCGGATAATATCTCGCCTGAACAGTTCGCTGTCCTTGTTCGCTTGAGTTCAGGAGAGGGATTGACCCAGAACGAGATCGCCGACTATGTGCTGAAGGATGACGCGACCATAACCCGCGTTCTCGACAGTCTTGAAAAGAAAGGGCTTGCCCTGAGAAAGAAATCCGACCATGATCGCAGGGCCAATCTCGCGTTCATTACTTCCAGGGGGAAGGCCCTCGTGGAAAAGGTTTTTCCCATGCTCGAAAAGATTCATGAAAAACTTCGTGAAGGGATCGGAGAAGGTGAACTCGCGACCGCAATCAGGGTTCTCGAACGTTTGAGAAACAATGCGATGCAACTCTGA